A single region of the Echinimonas agarilytica genome encodes:
- a CDS encoding OmpA family protein, which produces MIHSLSYIFAGLALSMFLSGCVQHPELPIEREQVNDLSDADRDGVITVRDQCPQTPEHALTNNEGCSMSFDEAIGHATNFHFAYDSSQLSKVEFYKVEQLVEILNQHPHVQLMLMGDTSPEGSLQYNQKLAERRVASVERAMEQQGISASRFVRYDFSSKQVAHIKDLRQRRTLALIAYNNQPYVMAWWIYNGE; this is translated from the coding sequence ATGATACACTCCTTGTCTTATATTTTCGCTGGATTAGCCCTATCCATGTTTTTGTCAGGTTGTGTACAACACCCTGAACTACCTATTGAACGCGAACAGGTCAATGACCTCTCCGATGCGGACAGGGATGGCGTTATTACCGTACGCGATCAATGCCCGCAAACCCCCGAACATGCGTTAACCAATAATGAGGGGTGTTCAATGTCGTTTGATGAAGCGATAGGGCATGCAACTAACTTTCACTTCGCTTACGATTCGAGCCAACTTTCCAAAGTTGAGTTTTACAAAGTTGAGCAATTGGTTGAAATACTCAATCAACACCCACACGTTCAGTTGATGTTAATGGGTGATACATCCCCTGAGGGTTCTCTGCAATACAACCAGAAACTGGCCGAACGTAGAGTCGCATCAGTTGAACGAGCGATGGAGCAACAAGGTATTTCTGCCAGTCGTTTTGTTCGTTACGACTTTAGCAGCAAACAAGTCGCTCATATCAAAGATCTGCGTCAACGTCGCACCCTTGCTTTAATAGCTTACAACAATCAGCCATATGTAATGGCTTGGTGGATCTACAACGGCGAATAG
- a CDS encoding glycoside hydrolase family 3 protein — protein sequence MSQPHNIEIWPEMSSPVDDAVESRILEIMSTMTLEQKIAQMIQPEIRYVSTEQMKHYGFGSYLNGGGSFPYNEKLATPQRWIDLAESYFVASKESESGIATMWGTDAVHGHNNVIGATLFPHNIGLGAAGNSELVRKIGEATAREVLATGIEWAFAPTVAVVRDNRWGRTYEGYSESPEIVHEYASAMVEGLQGKLGENFFGDEQLIATAKHFVGDGGTDTGIDQGDNLSSEQVLFDIHAQGYVSAIESGVQTIMASFNSWHGEKLHGHKYLLTDVLKDRMGFDGLIVGDWNGHGQVKGCRNDSCAAVIEAGVDIIMVPEDWEPLYHNTLAQAQSGEVTMERVNDAVARILRVKIRTGVLDSLPPSQRPLSGKEELIGHPSHRDIARQAVRESLVLLKDNGGLLPINPQQHVLLAGSGADNIGQQSGGWSITWQGTGNKNSDFPGATSIYQGFKESIESAGGSIELGVDGSYQQRPDVAVVVFGETPYAEGVGDIEHLEFQARTKEDLALLNSLKAQGIPVVSVFLTGRPLWTNKEINASDAFVVAWLPGSEGQGVADVLVAAKNGLPKYDFVGKLSFSWPMFDDQLILNREDAEYVPLFGYGYGLTYLSMDKQVPVLTEKNNMDYPKPSGDLVIFDRVPASTMQMVLWDENDRNLVTSKTQAFKESLTFHTVDWHIQEDAIRLVWSGEKKAYFSFAEHPRNLTTFMLNDAELVFEACLGDIPNGDVLMKIISQDDGESAVLTVNEHLQGAEPHNWQTVRIPLKDFDKEGYQWVQVMHNFVIESEAALDISLAHIRIVPKIA from the coding sequence ATGAGTCAGCCACATAACATTGAAATTTGGCCAGAGATGTCGTCTCCAGTCGACGACGCTGTTGAATCACGTATTCTCGAAATCATGAGCACGATGACGTTGGAGCAAAAGATTGCCCAAATGATTCAGCCTGAAATTCGCTATGTGAGTACTGAGCAGATGAAGCATTACGGCTTTGGCTCATACTTAAATGGCGGTGGGTCGTTCCCATACAATGAAAAGTTAGCAACGCCTCAGCGCTGGATCGATTTGGCAGAAAGCTATTTCGTTGCATCTAAAGAAAGCGAGTCAGGCATTGCAACTATGTGGGGCACTGATGCAGTTCATGGGCATAACAACGTGATTGGCGCGACGTTATTTCCTCATAACATTGGTTTAGGTGCTGCTGGAAATTCTGAGCTAGTCCGTAAAATTGGCGAAGCAACGGCGCGAGAAGTGCTAGCAACCGGCATTGAGTGGGCGTTTGCGCCAACAGTTGCTGTCGTTCGTGACAATCGTTGGGGTCGCACTTATGAAGGTTATTCTGAAAGCCCAGAGATTGTTCATGAATACGCGTCAGCCATGGTGGAAGGCTTACAAGGTAAGCTGGGCGAAAACTTTTTTGGTGATGAACAATTAATCGCAACTGCTAAGCACTTCGTGGGTGATGGTGGTACCGACACGGGGATCGATCAGGGCGACAATTTAAGCTCAGAGCAAGTGCTATTTGATATTCATGCGCAGGGCTATGTGAGCGCCATTGAGTCGGGTGTGCAAACGATCATGGCATCGTTTAACAGCTGGCACGGTGAAAAATTACACGGTCATAAATACCTACTGACTGACGTACTCAAGGATCGTATGGGCTTTGATGGCCTTATTGTGGGTGACTGGAATGGTCACGGACAGGTTAAGGGGTGTCGCAACGACAGTTGTGCCGCAGTGATTGAAGCCGGTGTTGATATCATCATGGTACCTGAAGATTGGGAGCCGCTATATCACAACACGCTGGCCCAAGCGCAAAGTGGTGAAGTCACGATGGAACGCGTGAACGATGCCGTTGCACGTATTTTGCGAGTGAAGATCCGCACCGGTGTGCTCGACAGTTTACCGCCATCACAACGCCCTTTATCTGGAAAAGAAGAGTTAATCGGCCACCCATCTCACCGCGATATTGCTCGCCAAGCGGTGCGTGAATCATTGGTGTTGTTGAAAGATAACGGTGGACTACTGCCTATCAATCCTCAACAACACGTACTGCTTGCCGGTAGTGGTGCTGACAACATTGGCCAGCAAAGCGGCGGTTGGAGTATTACGTGGCAAGGCACAGGCAACAAAAATTCAGACTTCCCAGGGGCCACATCCATCTACCAAGGTTTCAAAGAGTCGATTGAATCCGCTGGTGGTTCGATAGAGCTTGGTGTGGACGGTTCTTATCAGCAACGTCCCGACGTAGCCGTGGTAGTTTTTGGCGAAACACCTTATGCCGAAGGTGTAGGAGACATTGAGCACTTAGAATTTCAAGCACGCACAAAAGAAGATTTGGCGTTATTAAATTCTTTAAAAGCACAAGGGATCCCTGTGGTATCTGTGTTTTTAACGGGGCGTCCACTTTGGACCAATAAAGAAATTAATGCCTCAGACGCATTTGTTGTGGCTTGGCTGCCTGGCAGCGAAGGCCAAGGTGTGGCTGATGTTTTGGTGGCCGCGAAGAATGGATTGCCTAAATATGACTTCGTCGGAAAGCTTTCTTTTTCATGGCCTATGTTCGACGATCAGCTTATTTTAAATCGCGAAGATGCTGAGTATGTGCCGTTGTTTGGATATGGTTATGGTCTGACTTACTTATCCATGGATAAGCAGGTGCCGGTTCTGACTGAAAAGAACAACATGGACTACCCTAAGCCATCGGGTGATTTAGTGATTTTTGATCGTGTCCCTGCCTCAACCATGCAAATGGTTTTATGGGACGAAAACGACCGCAATTTGGTCACCTCTAAAACACAGGCATTTAAAGAGTCTCTGACGTTCCATACGGTTGACTGGCATATCCAAGAAGATGCAATTCGATTGGTCTGGTCTGGTGAGAAAAAAGCATATTTCTCGTTTGCTGAACACCCGCGCAATCTCACAACTTTCATGTTGAATGATGCTGAACTGGTATTTGAAGCATGCTTGGGAGATATACCTAACGGTGACGTCTTGATGAAAATCATTTCACAAGACGACGGTGAATCTGCCGTGCTCACCGTGAATGAACATTTACAAGGCGCTGAACCTCATAATTGGCAAACGGTTCGGATTCCATTGAAGGACTTTGATAAAGAAGGTTATCAGTGGGTTCAAGTGATGCATAACTTTGTCATTGAAAGCGAAGCTGCGTTAGATATCAGCCTCGCTCATATTCGCATTGTGCCTAAAATAGCTTAA
- a CDS encoding ROK family protein translates to MTVSTENILGISGNDSQSTLGLVYQLIEQVGPLSRIKIAEYAHLAPASITKITRQLLPLGVIREVDAQASTGGRRAINLSTNPDLHQMVAIRLGRQHLHLGLCNLAGEELASHTVSLSEVPDGEALLTQLTHETSLFLSSHKRKAKDVVAIGITSPGLLNSKTGVIRYLPHIDLTEPLELVKHLESTFGVPCYLGNSIRALALAEHYFGSARDTKDVVVVRVHNGIGAGIIIDGAVLMGQDQNRGEIGHIQVDPLGERCHCGNFGCLETIASNQAIVKRVNHLFDSGYNSALNKNDLTMSHICAAANKGDELAQRVLKEVAEAMGKALAATINLLNPQKIVIGGYITEAWQVVEPVLKATLERQTLNNFLSDLKLEPSKLERRSLLASFALVRRALINGELLHHMIDQRSTKES, encoded by the coding sequence ATGACTGTGAGCACGGAAAATATTTTAGGCATCAGTGGAAACGACTCCCAATCAACACTTGGGCTTGTGTACCAATTGATAGAGCAAGTGGGGCCACTGTCTCGTATTAAAATTGCTGAATATGCACATCTTGCACCGGCGAGTATCACGAAAATCACTCGGCAATTATTGCCTCTTGGCGTGATTCGAGAAGTAGATGCCCAAGCTTCAACTGGTGGCCGACGCGCAATTAACTTGTCAACTAACCCTGATTTACATCAAATGGTTGCGATTCGTTTGGGACGGCAACACTTGCACTTGGGGCTTTGTAACTTGGCTGGGGAGGAGCTTGCTTCTCATACCGTCAGTTTGTCTGAGGTACCCGATGGAGAGGCTCTGCTCACTCAACTCACTCACGAAACCTCATTATTTCTTAGCTCTCATAAACGTAAAGCGAAAGACGTAGTTGCCATTGGTATTACGAGTCCGGGCCTACTCAATTCTAAAACGGGTGTCATTCGTTACCTGCCACACATTGATCTCACTGAACCGCTGGAATTGGTTAAACATCTTGAGTCGACCTTTGGAGTGCCATGCTATTTGGGCAACAGTATTCGTGCATTGGCGCTTGCAGAACATTACTTTGGCTCGGCTCGCGATACTAAAGACGTTGTTGTTGTGCGTGTTCATAACGGTATTGGAGCAGGTATTATTATTGATGGTGCGGTGCTCATGGGGCAGGATCAAAATCGAGGGGAAATAGGCCATATTCAAGTTGATCCATTAGGTGAACGTTGTCACTGCGGCAACTTTGGCTGCCTTGAAACTATTGCATCAAATCAAGCCATTGTGAAACGCGTGAACCATTTATTCGATAGTGGCTACAACAGCGCTTTGAATAAAAATGACTTAACCATGAGCCATATTTGTGCGGCTGCAAATAAAGGTGATGAACTTGCTCAGCGAGTACTCAAAGAAGTAGCGGAAGCCATGGGAAAAGCTCTGGCAGCAACAATTAACTTGTTGAACCCACAAAAAATTGTCATTGGAGGTTATATTACAGAGGCTTGGCAGGTGGTAGAGCCGGTGCTTAAAGCCACGCTCGAACGTCAAACTCTGAATAACTTTCTATCGGATTTAAAACTAGAACCTTCAAAATTAGAGCGCCGATCTTTGTTAGCATCATTCGCACTCGTTAGACGAGCGCTGATCAATGGTGAATTGCTTCATCACATGATTGACCAACGCTCGACTAAAGAAAGTTAA
- a CDS encoding type I secretion system permease/ATPase, which produces MTDLNKTDSAQKKPLDNWLLVLLSGCRLAGGYATAEQATAGLPLVEGVLTPLLVDRAAEQIGVQLQPVNWQHCENEDFPLIATDLEGQPLLLVSRREQQIDIQYPSGKCRVIARDSGDLNPLAQRVIVIAKADKRSTEHISSPPEHWLKAAINKARPWYRDLLIASLVVNILALVGPLFVMNVYDRVVPNQAFHTLWVLASGAVIAIVFDWLLRQARTRLTDVAGRQIDVSLSAALFSKVMGMRLESRPQSAGAFARQLQEFDSVREFLTSATLVTAVDLPFTLLFLLLMSWLGGPMVFIPIAAMVILVVLSALLQPAIRSHLEQTGQLSTQRQTHLVESLNQLTEVKQSNAEGLMQKRWEQTVSALADWNGQARLRTNLITHCITNSQQLVTIALVLAGVYRISEGLLSMGGLIAIVMLSGRASSAINQFAMLLLRYQQTRQAIESLNTIMALPQERSAAQTVNAKSFSGAIEFSHVDFSYPNHKLPALTGVSFCIAAGERVGIVGNAGAGKSSLMALLAGQYQASSGQIRFDDIDHSLWPPSLLRKYTGYVQQQPLLMFGSVFDNIVMGNPKYDETALATVIRQSGVELFLDRLEAGLESQVGEMGRCLSGGQRQAIMLARVLLRQPHLLLLDEPTSAMDNVSEQRVKAALLAMSSKTTMVIASHKPSLLALCSRILVLDKGQIISETTPDKLFANDRQRMKSVSVKRRGGS; this is translated from the coding sequence ATGACTGACTTAAATAAAACAGATAGTGCACAGAAAAAGCCTCTGGACAATTGGTTGCTGGTACTTTTGAGTGGATGCCGTCTAGCGGGAGGTTATGCTACAGCTGAGCAAGCAACCGCAGGGTTACCGCTCGTCGAAGGTGTTCTGACTCCTCTGCTGGTTGACAGAGCAGCGGAACAAATCGGAGTGCAATTACAACCGGTTAATTGGCAGCATTGTGAAAACGAAGACTTTCCCCTTATTGCCACAGATCTTGAAGGGCAGCCGTTGCTACTGGTATCACGGCGAGAGCAGCAAATTGACATCCAATATCCGTCCGGAAAGTGCAGAGTTATCGCCAGAGATTCTGGCGATCTGAACCCCTTAGCGCAGCGTGTGATAGTGATAGCAAAAGCTGACAAACGCAGCACTGAGCATATTTCAAGTCCACCGGAACATTGGCTTAAAGCGGCCATTAACAAAGCTCGGCCTTGGTATCGTGATTTGCTCATTGCATCCTTGGTGGTCAATATTTTAGCCCTTGTTGGCCCTTTGTTTGTGATGAATGTTTACGACAGAGTGGTGCCGAATCAGGCATTTCATACATTGTGGGTGCTTGCATCGGGCGCGGTCATTGCCATTGTCTTTGATTGGTTGTTGCGTCAGGCCAGAACGCGACTCACGGATGTTGCGGGTCGCCAGATTGACGTAAGTTTAAGCGCAGCATTGTTTTCTAAAGTCATGGGGATGAGACTTGAAAGTCGCCCGCAATCTGCAGGAGCGTTTGCGCGTCAGCTTCAAGAATTTGATAGCGTTAGAGAGTTTTTAACCTCTGCCACCTTAGTGACTGCGGTTGATTTGCCATTTACCCTATTGTTTTTGTTGCTGATGAGTTGGCTGGGTGGCCCTATGGTATTTATACCGATTGCTGCGATGGTCATTTTGGTGGTGTTATCCGCACTATTGCAGCCGGCAATTCGGAGTCACCTAGAACAAACCGGTCAGTTGTCTACCCAACGTCAAACTCACCTTGTGGAATCTTTGAATCAACTGACAGAAGTAAAACAGTCCAATGCTGAGGGGCTCATGCAAAAACGTTGGGAGCAGACGGTGAGTGCGTTGGCAGATTGGAATGGGCAAGCGCGCTTGCGGACTAATTTAATCACCCATTGCATCACCAATAGCCAGCAGCTTGTGACCATTGCCTTAGTTCTCGCAGGTGTATATCGAATTAGTGAAGGCTTACTTAGTATGGGGGGCCTGATTGCCATAGTGATGCTCAGCGGGCGGGCATCCTCAGCGATTAATCAATTTGCGATGCTGTTGCTGCGTTATCAACAGACGCGGCAAGCCATTGAGTCGCTTAATACCATTATGGCGCTTCCACAAGAGCGTTCTGCTGCACAAACGGTGAACGCAAAAAGTTTTTCAGGGGCGATAGAATTTAGTCATGTCGACTTTAGTTATCCCAACCATAAATTACCAGCATTAACAGGTGTTTCGTTCTGTATAGCGGCTGGCGAGCGAGTTGGAATAGTTGGGAATGCAGGCGCGGGAAAGTCGAGTTTAATGGCTTTGCTGGCAGGGCAATACCAAGCATCATCGGGGCAAATTCGATTTGATGATATTGATCATTCACTGTGGCCGCCATCACTACTTCGTAAGTACACAGGTTACGTACAACAGCAACCGCTACTGATGTTTGGATCCGTATTCGACAACATCGTCATGGGTAACCCTAAATATGATGAAACGGCTTTAGCAACGGTTATTCGTCAGTCCGGTGTCGAATTGTTTTTAGACCGCCTAGAAGCGGGCCTAGAAAGCCAAGTCGGAGAAATGGGGCGGTGCCTTTCTGGAGGCCAGAGGCAGGCGATTATGTTAGCTCGGGTTTTACTGCGCCAACCCCATTTACTTCTATTGGATGAGCCTACCAGTGCGATGGACAATGTATCGGAGCAGCGAGTGAAAGCGGCTTTGTTGGCAATGTCATCGAAAACCACCATGGTGATTGCATCACACAAACCATCTTTATTGGCGCTATGTAGCCGCATTTTAGTCTTAGACAAAGGGCAAATTATTTCCGAGACAACACCGGACAAGCTATTTGCCAATGACCGTCAGCGGATGAAATCAGTGTCAGTGAAGCGTCGAGGTGGCTCATGA
- a CDS encoding HlyD family type I secretion periplasmic adaptor subunit → MNHPGYWQQLQQAYQARAIVWLVAALLIAAVIWAALSTLDEVVVGEGKVVPSQSVQKIQSFEGGIVKVIYVTEGQRVKVGELLAGLDDTRFRSAFQEAKAQRSALFALKTRLKAELSSVQVDENEQDWHQAILVDPVEIVWQDDNSGSRQSMAHYSERIDQLESQLKLAAQQIFQFERAVESYKSTFDTLTLSQKLAEKELRLTRESAQLGAVAEVEVIQLERESVQLRGDIVNAQLSEQRAVAERNEAIAHRFGLAIEFRARAQARLDELEGEMAQLDESMTALADRLKRTQVVSPVEGVVKDIAIRSVGGVVSPGEAMMEIVPLGDNLIVETRIAPKDIAFVRQGLGAMVKFTAFDYVVYGGLKGQVVHVSADALQDEDGTTYYRAHILTHTNEIQHQPIIPGMQASVDIMTGQKTVLSYLMKPILRAKATALREP, encoded by the coding sequence ATGAATCATCCCGGCTACTGGCAACAGCTGCAGCAGGCTTACCAGGCGCGAGCGATCGTGTGGTTAGTAGCTGCATTACTTATTGCAGCCGTGATCTGGGCGGCTCTATCAACACTGGACGAAGTTGTGGTGGGAGAAGGCAAGGTTGTGCCATCTCAATCAGTGCAAAAAATTCAGAGTTTTGAGGGTGGTATTGTCAAAGTCATTTATGTGACCGAAGGCCAGCGAGTGAAAGTAGGAGAGCTATTAGCTGGGCTTGATGACACCCGATTTCGCTCGGCGTTTCAAGAAGCAAAAGCCCAGCGAAGTGCCTTGTTTGCATTAAAAACACGCTTAAAAGCAGAGCTTTCTTCGGTTCAAGTTGACGAAAATGAGCAAGATTGGCATCAAGCGATTTTGGTCGATCCAGTAGAAATTGTATGGCAAGACGACAATTCGGGTAGCCGACAGTCTATGGCCCATTACTCGGAGCGTATTGATCAACTTGAATCACAACTCAAACTTGCGGCACAGCAAATCTTTCAATTTGAACGGGCTGTCGAAAGCTATAAAAGTACGTTTGACACGCTAACCTTGAGTCAAAAATTGGCGGAAAAAGAGCTGAGACTCACCCGAGAAAGCGCCCAATTAGGCGCGGTTGCTGAAGTGGAAGTGATTCAATTGGAACGTGAGAGTGTTCAGCTTCGAGGAGATATTGTGAATGCTCAGCTGAGTGAGCAACGTGCTGTTGCAGAACGCAACGAAGCAATTGCTCACCGATTCGGTTTAGCCATTGAGTTTAGAGCACGCGCACAAGCTCGACTCGACGAGCTTGAAGGAGAAATGGCGCAACTTGACGAAAGTATGACGGCTTTGGCCGACAGGCTAAAGCGGACTCAAGTTGTGTCACCGGTGGAAGGCGTAGTGAAAGATATTGCCATACGTTCGGTGGGAGGAGTCGTGTCGCCGGGTGAAGCCATGATGGAAATTGTCCCACTCGGTGACAACTTGATTGTGGAAACGAGAATTGCGCCCAAAGATATTGCTTTTGTGCGGCAGGGGTTAGGGGCAATGGTGAAATTCACAGCGTTTGACTATGTTGTGTACGGTGGGCTTAAAGGTCAAGTTGTACATGTCAGCGCTGACGCCCTTCAAGATGAAGATGGCACCACATACTATCGTGCGCATATATTGACCCATACAAATGAAATTCAACATCAACCCATCATTCCGGGAATGCAAGCTAGTGTCGACATCATGACCGGCCAAAAAACTGTTTTAAGTTATTTAATGAAGCCTATTCTAAGGGCCAAAGCGACAGCTTTACGTGAGCCGTAG
- a CDS encoding TolC family outer membrane protein has product MKFNILYRAMGAALLCGFFALNVHGMTLEESVAQAIDQNPRVSGQYARYVSVLKDKRAAFADYLPQVQLYAGIGYSDIDYKQNNKIESETNPQQLGVRLSQMLFDGFRTPAEVSRLGYEAEAARLQLISEAENVALEVAQSYLNVLKAAAQVELSERNVIDHQSIFEDIQTRHQKGLSSDSDLAQVASRVATSRSALAAARNNLYDMQAVYFHLVGTNPEALTIPKADANIVPDNLELALQKAISAHPEIRSAISDTQAANEQYNRDKSGYWPTLSIDVEAYDNDDMGGIEGPDDDARVMLNLKYDLYSGGRTTAQAESALWRKEAALAVRMRTERQVVEGTKFAWNASEFLQQQIDFYQQNVEMAVKAEQGYNEQFKLGRRSLLDVLDAKVEVFIARRSYLNSYYDHKAAQYRLLNAVGELLTSMRVDTPSQWQANAEVAQ; this is encoded by the coding sequence ATGAAATTCAACATACTTTATCGTGCCATGGGAGCAGCGTTGCTCTGTGGTTTTTTTGCATTGAATGTACATGGCATGACTCTCGAAGAATCGGTTGCACAAGCCATTGATCAAAACCCACGAGTGTCGGGTCAGTATGCTCGGTACGTGTCGGTGCTGAAAGACAAGCGGGCTGCCTTTGCTGACTACTTACCCCAAGTGCAACTGTATGCCGGGATAGGGTATTCGGATATCGACTACAAACAAAATAACAAAATTGAATCGGAAACAAACCCCCAGCAGCTTGGGGTGCGTTTATCGCAAATGTTATTTGACGGATTTAGAACGCCAGCCGAAGTATCTCGCTTGGGTTATGAAGCCGAAGCAGCGCGTTTGCAACTGATTTCAGAAGCTGAAAATGTTGCACTTGAAGTGGCGCAATCGTACCTCAATGTGCTTAAGGCTGCAGCGCAAGTAGAGCTGTCGGAACGCAATGTTATTGACCATCAAAGCATATTTGAAGACATTCAAACTCGTCATCAAAAGGGTCTAAGTAGCGATTCAGATTTAGCGCAAGTGGCCTCGCGGGTTGCAACCTCTCGCAGTGCATTAGCTGCTGCTCGAAATAATCTATACGACATGCAAGCTGTTTATTTTCACTTGGTCGGCACTAATCCTGAAGCCCTCACAATTCCAAAAGCCGATGCCAACATCGTGCCTGATAATTTGGAGCTTGCATTACAAAAGGCGATATCAGCACATCCTGAGATTCGTTCTGCTATTTCTGATACGCAAGCCGCTAACGAGCAATATAACCGAGACAAAAGTGGATACTGGCCAACTTTATCAATTGATGTAGAAGCTTATGACAATGATGATATGGGGGGAATCGAAGGGCCAGATGACGATGCCCGTGTGATGCTGAATTTAAAATATGATTTGTACAGTGGCGGGCGCACAACAGCACAGGCCGAGTCTGCTTTGTGGCGCAAGGAGGCTGCACTGGCGGTAAGGATGAGAACTGAGAGGCAAGTTGTCGAAGGCACAAAATTTGCCTGGAATGCCAGTGAATTTCTGCAGCAGCAAATCGATTTTTACCAACAAAATGTTGAAATGGCAGTGAAGGCAGAGCAAGGCTACAACGAACAGTTTAAGCTCGGCCGCCGTTCATTGTTAGATGTATTGGATGCCAAAGTTGAGGTGTTTATTGCGCGCCGTAGTTATCTGAATAGCTATTATGATCACAAAGCAGCGCAGTATCGCTTGCTGAACGCTGTAGGCGAGCTATTGACGTCCATGCGGGTCGATACTCCAAGCCAGTGGCAAGCCAATGCGGAGGTGGCGCAATGA